From Triticum aestivum cultivar Chinese Yumai mitochondrion, complete genome, a single genomic window includes:
- the rps7 gene encoding rps7 encodes MGDFDGEQKELIKKLVNFRMIDGKRTRVRAIVYKTFHRLARTERDVIKLMVDAVDNIKPICEVVKVGVAGTIYDVPGIVARDRQQTLAIRWILGAAFKRRISYRISLEKCSFAEILDAYRKRGISRKRRENLHGLASTNRSFAHFRWW; translated from the coding sequence ATGGGGGACTTTGATGGTGAGCAAAAAGAATTGATCAAGAAATTGGTAAACTTTCGCATGATCGATGGTAAAAGAACGAGAGTTCGTGCTATTGTTTATAAAACTTTTCACCGCCTAGCTCGAACTGAACGCGATGTAATAAAACTTATGGTTGACGCCGTAGATAATATAAAGCCAATATGCGAAGTGGTCAAAGTAGGAGTCGCAGGTACTATTTATGATGTTCCTGGGATTGTAGCCAGGGATCGTCAACAAACCTTAGCTATTCGTTGGATCCTTGGAGCAGCTTTCAAACGACGTATAAGCTACAGGATAAGCTTAGAGAAATGTTCATTTGCTGAGATACTGGATGCTTACCGAAAGAGGGGAATTTCACGTAAGAGAAGGGAGAATCTTCATGGACTGGCTTCCACCAATCGGAGTTTCGCGCATTTCAGATGGTGGTAA